From a region of the Tachysurus fulvidraco isolate hzauxx_2018 chromosome 5, HZAU_PFXX_2.0, whole genome shotgun sequence genome:
- the LOC113660546 gene encoding uncharacterized protein LOC113660546 has translation MLRLECVVVALVLCLKGSHSQLSECGTAPFNTRIVGGQNTTDGEWPWQVSLQSPVYNGHFCGGSLINKDWVLTAAHCFSSASMSNLTVYLGKQTLKGSNPNQVARSVKQMIIHPSYNSATQDNDIALLLLNSSVTFTNYIRPVCLAGQGSSFPDGTTCWITGWGSIASGVQLPSPGVLQEAVVPTVNNYICDFLLGYGSITTSMICAGYIQGGTDTCQGDSGGPLVTKKGAVWIQTGITSWGEGCAESFSPGVYTLVSQFQTWISSVINQNLPGFIIKYKGLGKHRQQGTFVAQLPRSNKYCSGREFGVIHISLWRPVKPCSRLCSMLSADSQVLSQALFQSLIPAKVDALLSDFEALFHSKFNVVAFQTFFQAETDKNRDRELNAKMLRLECVFVALVLCLKGSHSQLSECGTAPLNTRIVGGQNTTDGAWPWQVSLQSPVYNGHFCGGSLINKDWVLTAAHCFSSASMSSLTVYLGKQTLKGSNPNQIARSVKQMIIHPNYNSATQDNDIALLLLNSSVTFTNYIRPVCLAGQGSRFPPGTKCSITGWGSIASGVQLPSPGVLQEAVVPTVNSFICDYLLGYGSITTNMICAGYIQGGTDTCQGDSGGPLVAKKGAVWIQTGITSWGEGCARAFSPGVYTLVSEFQTWISSVINQNLPGFIIY, from the exons ATGCTGAGACTTGAGTGTGTGGTTGTTGCCCTGGTCTTGTGTTTAAAAG GTTCCCATTCTCAGCTCAGTG aatgtgGAACTGCACCTTTTAACACCCGTATTGTGGGTGGACAGAATACCACAGATGGGGAGTGGCCTTGGCAAGTCAGTTTACAGAGCCCTGTGTATAACGGCCATTTCTGTGGAGGATCACTAATCAACAAAGACTGGGTTCTGACAGCAGCCCACTGTTTCTCCAG CGCTAGCATGTCTAACCTGACTGTGTATTTGGGGAAACAGACTTTAAAGGGCTCTAATCCCAATCAAGTTGCAAGAAGTGTTAAACAGATGATCATTCATCCCAGCTACAACAGTGCAACTCAGGACAATGACATTGCCCTTCTGCTTCTGAACTCCTCTGTCACCTTCACAAACTATATCAGACCAGTGTGCCTTGCAGGTCAAGGCAGCAGCTTTCCAGATGGCACCACATGCTGGATTACAGGCTGGGGAAGCATCGCATCTGGAG tgCAACTGCCATCTCCTGGTGTGCTGCAGGAGGCAGTGGTGCCCACTGTCAATAACTATATTTGTGATTTTCTACTGGGATACGGATCTATTACCACAAGCATGATCTGTGCTGGTTATATCCAAGGAGGCACAGACACCTGTCAG GGGGATTCTGGAGGTCCGCTGGTGACCAAGAAAGGTGCAGTCTGGATTCAGACTGGTATCACTAGCTGGGGTGAAGGCTGTGCTGAATCCTTCTCACCTGGTGTCTATACTCTGGTGTCTCAGTTCCAGACCTGGATATCCAGTGTCATCAATCAAAATCTGCCTGGCTTTATCAT CAAATACAAAGGCCTAGGTAAACACAGACAGCAGGGCACATTTGTAGCTCAGCTTCCAAGATCCAACAAGTACTGTTCAGGCAGGGAGTTTGGAGTGATTCACATCT CACTGTGGCGGCCTGTCAAACCCTGCTCAAGGCTTTGTTCCATGCTCTCAGCAGACTCCCAAGTTTTGTCTCAAGCCTTGTTCCAATCCTTGATCCCTGCCAAGGTTGATGCCTTGCTGTCAGACTTCGAAGCCTTGTTCCACTCTAAGTTCAACGTGGTGGCCTTCCAAACCTTCTTCCAAGCTGAGACTGACAAG AACCGAGACAGAGAGCTGAACGCAAAGATGCTGAgacttgagtgtgtgtttgttgcccTGGTCTTGTGTTTAAAAG GTTCCCATTCTCAGCTCAGTG aatgtgGAACTGCACCCTTAAACACCCGTATTGTGGGTGGACAGAATACCACAGATGGGGCATGGCCTTGGCAAGTTAGTTTACAGAGCCCTGTGTATAACGGCCATTTCTGTGGAGGATCACTAATCAACAAAGACTGGGTTCTGACAGCAGCCCACTGTTTCTCCAG CGCTAGCATGTCTAGCCTGACTGTGTATTTGGGGAAACAGACTTTAAAAGGCTCTAATCCCAATCAAATTGCAAGAAGTGTTAAACAGATGATCATTCACCCCAACTACAACAGTGCAACTCAGGACAACGACATTGCCCTTCTGCTTCTGAACTCCTCCGTCACCTTCACAAACTACATCAGACCAGTGTGCCTTGCAGGTCAAGGCAGCAGATTTCCACCTGGCACCAAGTGCTCGATTACAGGCTGGGGAAGCATTGCATCTGGAG tgCAACTGCCATCTCCTGGTGTGCTGCAGGAGGCAGTGGTGCCCACTGTCAATAGCTTTATTTGTGATTATCTACTGGGATACGGATCTATTACCACAAACATGATCTGTGCTGGTTATATCCAAGGAGGCACAGACACCTGTCAG GGGGATTCTGGAGGTCCGCTGGTGGCTAAGAAGGGTGCAGTCTGGATTCAGACTGGTATCACTAGCTGGGGTGAAGGCTGTGCTCGAGCCTTCTCACCTGGTGTCTATACTCTGGTGTCTGAGTTCCAGACCTGGATATCCAGTGTCATCAATCAAAATCTGCCTGGATTTATCAT ATACTAA